The DNA region TGACTTCTGGAGCATCCGTCCGTAGGTTTTGCTCCATAGTCTCAGGAGGTCGTCACAGTCGTGACCATCGCTGACCAGGAGGGTCGTGGTGCGGGCGAAGGACAGGAGGAACAGTTCGAGTGCCGTGCGCAGATCTTTCCCTGCCTCGTCACTCAGCGCCTGCAGAGGACGGTACAATGCCGCGAAAGCCGGATGATCAATATTGAGCGTGACATCGAGCGTGCGCCGCTTCAGGGCCGAGGTGAACATCGTCTCGATCGGCAGTTGCTCGGACCCGATCCTGTAGCTCAGGGCGCCCGACCCCTTGCCGGTCGACCGGATCACGGGCAGGTCCGCGTCCGCGGCCTCCGCTATGCGGCAGGACGTCTCTGTTGCCGCCTGGAACTTCACCTCCTCGAAGGCCTGACGTACGCGCGCATTCAACAGCCGGGCGATCGATTCCAGCTCCGGCCCCAGGGCCTCCTGAAGTTCTTGAGACGGCCGGATCCCCTGCTTGTTTACCGTGATTCCAAAGTGCTCATCGAGGACAGGGTCGAAGTCGATCTCACATCGCCACCAGTCGTCGTAGTTTTCCTTGCGCTTCGCCCCCATGAGATGCCAGCCACTCGCGATCTCTCGGCCGGCACGCAGGATGGAGACGCCTGCCCCGCCGACGATGCCCATGCGTCGTTTGGTCACGTTGTCTAGGTGATGCCAGTGCTGAACCGGCAGCATCACAAACCGGACGGAGACGAAGGCCGTCTTGCCCGCTGAGGTGGCAAGTTCGTACCGGATCGGCTCGAAGGCCAGCCGCGCGCTGCGGCCCTCGACTTTGGTCGTGAGGAGCGTGGGATCGATTGGGTCGACACGCTTCCCATTGATGGTCAAGGTCAGTCCGCCGCTGCTTAGGAAGCGGCGGTACAGACGTCCGAG from Streptomyces sp. B1I3 includes:
- a CDS encoding ATP-binding protein, with the translated sequence MGQQTHRKDDLLVSSNFIRAIRESGYVSLSTALAELVDNSLQAEATEVAITVVRAKADGDPEICVEDNGRGMSRSEIEACLRFGGSSRFDERRSFGRFGMGLPAASLSQARRIEVTAWQNNRSAYQVFLDVDAVVAGAPVDLRARRLSGSTVGSGCRVVWLNCDRIEYRRLAWLERALRRDLGRLYRRFLSSGGLTLTINGKRVDPIDPTLLTTKVEGRSARLAFEPIRYELATSAGKTAFVSVRFVMLPVQHWHHLDNVTKRRMGIVGGAGVSILRAGREIASGWHLMGAKRKENYDDWWRCEIDFDPVLDEHFGITVNKQGIRPSQELQEALGPELESIARLLNARVRQAFEEVKFQAATETSCRIAEAADADLPVIRSTGKGSGALSYRIGSEQLPIETMFTSALKRRTLDVTLNIDHPAFAALYRPLQALSDEAGKDLRTALELFLLSFARTTTLLVSDGHDCDDLLRLWSKTYGRMLQKS